The window ACGCAGCGTTTAATAGTAGCCGTAAGCCTTTAGCTGCACAGTTTACATTCCAAGATGAAGATGTCATCATTATCGCAAATCACTGGAATTCTAAATCTGGCGATACACCGTTATTTGGATCTACACAACCACCTGTGTATGAAAGTGAAAAGCAGCGAAAAGAGATTGCTCAAATCGTTTATAACTTTGTAGAGGATATTAAAAAGAAAAATCCAAATGCAAATATTGTATCAGTAGGCGATTTTAATGATTTCCAATTTACAGATGCTCTAAAAATCCATGAAGGTCAATATATGACGAATATGATTAATAAAGTAGCCGAAAAGGATCGATACACATACTTGTTCCAAGGAAATTCACAAGTATTAGACCACATTTTAGTGTCAAACAATTTAGTAGATAATGCAGAAGTAGATATTTTGCATATTAATGCAGATTTTACTGATATGGCAGGTCGTGCAAGTGACCATGATCCAGTATTAGTACAAATTGATTTGAAAAATGACTCAAGTGTTGAACCAATCCAGGCAGAAAAAGTTTATAACTTTAAGAACTTTAAAACAAACAAGTTAAAGATTACGAAGCCGAGTGTTGCCGTACATTTAGATGCACAATCTGTTATTGCAAATGGTGTTTTATTTAATGGTAGCTATATGGAGTTGCACGGAGAAGGATTTAAAACGACAGATGTGACGCTAAATCCTAATAAAGCAGGTGCCATTCTAGATTTAAAAGCAAATACAGTGAAATCAATCACGATTGATGGTCCAAATGTTAAGGAAATTAGAGGGGCAGAAAATCTTGATTTCAAATCGATAAAATATATTAACGGCGCTACTCCTGAACAAATTAAATTTACAAATTCTAAAGGGGATCCCATTGTGGATCCTTCTTTACCTTCTGAAAATAATGAACCAATAATAAAAAAGCCACTTGAAAATAAAAGTGTAGCTATTGGAGAAGTAATTCAAATTGATTTAACTAATCATTTCTCTGACCCAGATGGTGACGAACTATCATTTACATCTACTAAAGGTACTGTAAATGGTGAAATATTAAACCTTCAATTAGAAGAAGGTACTCATATTGTAGCGGTTACAGCGTCGGATGGAAGCAAGAGTATAACGAGTAGGTTCAGCGTTACAGTTGGTGCTGAAGATTATTATATGAGTGCAATGAATAAAGAGGGGCAAGCTTTGAAAACGGCCCTCCATGACATTATTTCGAAGCAAAAGGTACTTTCGTATGATGAAGTATGGGATGCATTGAAGTATACGGATGAAGACCCTAAAAATAATAATAATGTGGTCTTATTTTATTCTGGAAAATCAAGATCAAAAAGTAGTGACGGTGGAAACGCTGGGGACTGGAATCGTGAGCATACATGGGCAAAATCACATGGGGATTTTGGGACAAGTAAAGGTCCTGGTACAGATATTCATCATTTACGCCCAACAGATGTACAAGTAAATGGATCAAGAGGGAATTTGGATTTTGACAAAGGTGGCAGTCCTGTTGCTGGCTGTGATGGGTGTTTAAAAGATTCAGATTCATTTGAACCACCAAACCGTGTAAAAGGAGATGTCGCAAGAATACTGTTTTACATGGCAACTCGTTATGAAGCTGGTGATAAAGTTGACCTCGAATTAAATGATAAAGTCAATAACGGAAAAGCCCCATACCATGGGAAGTTATCGGTACTTTTACAATGGCATCAACAAGACCCAGTAGATGAAATTGAAAAACAAAGAAATGAAAGAATTTATGAAATTCAAGGCAATCGAAATCCATTTATTGATCATCCTGAATGGGTAAAGCTAATTTGGAAGTAAATAGGTTTCAAGGCAATTAAAAAGAGTGAGAAATTGCCAAATAAATAAGGCGCATCCTGTTCGAATCGAACAAGGTGCGCCTTATTTTGAATTGAAGAGTTACCATTAGAATTCCATAAACTTAATACATGGGGAAATGGCTTTAATTAAAAAATGTGTGTTAGAGAGGCAATGTAAATGGATAATACCGTGCACATATACAATTTCAAACTGAAAGGAAATTTTTTATGGTTCAGTACATTGTGAATGGGGCTCCAGTTATTGCTCCCTAGTCTTCGTGAAACAAATTCATAGGTGTCTTTATCTATTTGTAGGAATTTGTCTAAGTTTCGTGAATAATACTCGTGTTAGAAAATTACTGTCAAATAATATTTTAGGGAATCTCCAAAATATAACAAAAGGTCACAAAAGGTCTCATGGAGTTCATCTAATGACGGTGCTACCATTAATATAGGGCATATGAATTTCTATATATTCGATGCGATTAAATAGAAAGGGAGCGATGGTACATTATTACGTTAGGTTGGGTTTCCGAATTTGTAAATGAATAGTGCTGCTTCATCAATTTAAAGTTGAAGGGAGAATAGCCTTAATGAGTTGTGGGAAATTGAATGCGTGTATTCTATTATTTTAGTTATGAGTCTAATAATATCAGCATTTCCACAAACAGTAACTGCTATGAATACTTCAAATGCTTAAACGCTAGTTATTTCCGAGTATCTGGAGGGGAGCAATTTCAATAAAGCACTTGAACCGTGTAACGGGACGGGGACGACTATTGACTTGAGTGCCTATTCGCTGGAATTGTATGCGAATGGTGTGGAAACTGCCTCAGCAAAACTAGTTTTATCGGTAAGCCTAAACAATGGAGAAACATATGTAGTCTATCATCGAGATGCAATACCTAAATTAAGAAGTAAGTGCAACCTTGAAAACGTAAATATTTAATAGTGACGGTGCTATTTTGAGGGGAATTATGATAACACTATCTATTCTTTTGGATCAGTAGGAGCAAGAAGTTACTAGGGAACTGATGTATCGATAGTTCGAAAAGCTACAGTAATGGAAGGCGATCAAATTCCGAATGATGCTTTTAATAGAGATGAAGAGTGGATTGTTAATTCCAAAGATATGTTGAAATATTTACGGTTCCATGAAAACGAGGATGGTGGACAATCAAACGCTAATATTCGAGCGGGGTTGGCACGTGTGGCATTAACGGAAGGGGATTCTCACGGGGATGCTAAGACCGCTGTTAGTTATTAAAGTGGAAATAATTGTCTATTTCATATTCGAATTGAGTCATAGAAAAGTAGAGTAGGACATACATTGGCAAAGCAACAATTTATAATAATATATACTTTATATTTAGGAAGGGTGCGATTTTTATAGAATACGAGTAGCAAATAAGTTGGACAAACGCAGAATTTTTTCTAACAAAATAATCTGTTCCTGGGAGGATATTTAATGAAGAGAAAATTTATTAATCAATTATTTAGTTCGTTCTTAATACTAGTTATGGTCTTTTCGTTGTTTAGTCCGATACAAGCTGCATCAGCAAACGAAATTAAACCATTTAAACCAACGACACAAAACGAAAGTACGATGCAATTAAAGGCAGCGATTGCCGATCAATTAAATGTGCTAGAAGGTGGACCGAAACTACACAAAGAGTTACAAGGTTTATCTGGCAATCAAGACGTTGCAGTAATCATTCACTTGTCTGAGAAACCAGTGGCCCTTGAAAAAGGCATACACAACTTAAGTGGGAAAGCGTTCTCTTCCTCACAGGAAACTCAAGTGCGAACGAAAGTCCAAAATCAGCAAAACTTTGTACTAAAAGAGTTAAGTATAAAAAATATAAATATTGAGCAAGGATATACATTCGATACTGTATTAAATGGATTTTCGGCAAAAGTAAAAGCGGATGACCTAGACAAACTTCTAACAATTAAAGGTATTACGCTAGTAGAGCCTGACACAATTGTTCATGCGCTAGAAAAACCATCAAAAACTAAACCAACTACGTCATCGAATCCACTGAAAGAAACGCAAGTGGATGCAATGATGAATACAAGTAATTCATTCCTAGGAATTGAAAAGCTTTGGAACGAAGGATTTGAAGGACAAGGCATTAAAGTTGCTGTACTTGATACAGGAATTGATGCAGATCATCCAGAGTTTGCGGGAATCTATAAAGGCGGGAAAAACTTCATTCCGAATTCATCTACCTATACAAAAAACCGTGCGGATGATGATGCATCAGAAACTTCACCGGTGGAGCGTCCAGCGAATGTACCGGAGTTTAATGAGAGAGGGAGTGCGTTCTATACGTCACATGGAACGCATGTGGCAGGGACAATCGCTGCAATCGGTGCGAACGAATATGGTATTAAAGGAATTGCACCTAAAGTGGATCTATATGCATATCGTGTTCTCGGTGCATATGGAAGTGGATCTTCTTCTGGTATTGTGAAAGCAATTGACACAGCTGTAATTGAAAAGATGGATATCATTAACCTTTCACTAGGTGGAGGGGCTAATACAGAAACAGATAGTGGATCGTTTGCTATTAATAACGCTATGATGGCCGGCACAATTTCTGTCCTCGCAACAGGTAATGATGGTCCTAATCGTGGCACAATGGGTACGCCAGCAACAGCTCGATTAGGAATTGCAGTTGGTAACACAACGAACCCAGAAGTAATTCATAACGGACAAGTCAATATCGCAGTTGGAAGTTATAATCTGACGAAACAATTGCAATTGATGGGGACAACTTTTGGAAAAAATTTAGCAACACAACTTCAAGGTGAGTTTGATATTGTTGCTATTCCTGGAAACGGGGAAGCAAAAGATTATACTGGAATCGATGTTAAAGGGAAGGTTGCATTGATTTCTCGTGGAAGTATTGCATTTGTTGATAAAATTGCACATGCAAAAGAAAATGGTGCAGTAGCAACGATTATCCATAACTTTGCGGGCGGTTCAAATGCGCCAAATCCATCTGGAACGTTACTAGGTGATTCATTTGTTTTCTTACCAACATATGATATGTCTCAAACAGATGGAGAAGCAATTCGAGCAGCTTTAAAAGAGGGGTCAGGAACAATTACGTTTGGTAACTTTGGCTCCACGCAAACAGCTGGTGATGAAGTAAACGATTCGAGTTCACGTGGACCATCTACGCCGAACTTTGACATTAAACCAGATGTAAGTGCACCTGGTACAAATATTATGTCGACAATTCCAATGTACAAAGCAGATTTCCCTGACGTGAATTACGACGAGGCGTTTGACCGTAAAACAGGTACGTCAATGGCAACACCTCATATCGCGGGTATTGTTGCACTTGTAAAACAGGCAAACCCGGATTGGAATGCGTTTGATGTAAAAGTTGCACTTTCGAATACGGCGAAAGTTCTTGATAAATCTAAATATGATGTATTCGCTCAAGGTGCTGGTCGAGTAGACGCATATGCTGCTGCACACCCAGATGTACTAGCTTATGCACTGGATAAAGCGGTGTTAGACGGAAGTGGCTCAATTGTTGATAACTTAAAAGGGACTGTAACTTTCGGTCCTCAGAAACTATCTGAAAATATTTCTGTTACGAAACAAATTCTTGTAAAAGATAAGAAAGGTAGCGGCGGGAATTATAATGTGACGGTAGATGTTACCAAATCATTTGGCGATGCACAAGTGACTGTTGATAAACCGACATTCACATTAGCTGGAGAACAATTGTTAAATGTTACATTAACAGCTTCAAAAGCTACAGCTCCAAAAGGTTCAGAAATTTTAGGATATATCCACATTAACGGTGGAGATTCTGCAATCTCATTGCCATTTGCGGCAGACTTTAGTGAAGCAGCATCAGCAGAAATTACGAATATGGCGATCACTGAAACAGACCTATCCTTTAATAATGACGGCGTCAAAGATTCAGCTGTACTATCATTCACACTGACAGGCGATGTAACAACTAACTATATCGAACTTTGGGATATTATGAATCCTGAAGGTGGAGAATATAGGGATGGCTACATTGGTTATATACATGCTGGTAGTTCTCTTGGAAAAGGTTCGTATACGCTAAAAGTTGCTGGTCAGTACAAACCATGGGGAAGTGCACCTGCAACAAAGATTCCAGATGGACTGTATACAATTGACTTTTCAGGACAAGCAGGTTCAGAAGTCATAAGTGATTTTGTTGGACCTATTATCGTTAAAACAACGAAACCAGAAATTACAGGCTCAGTTACTAATAAAGTAGCAACTGGTAAATTAGTTGATAAATATCTAGACTACAATGAAGAATTATATTTGTATGGAATGGAATTTGATTTAAATGAAAAGCTACACGCGTCTTATATTCCAACGATTAACGGAAAAGAAGCTGAAGCTGTTCCTTTCAAACTAGCAAAAGATGGCACATTCACATTCCCTGTAACAGATGAAACAGAAGCTGTGAAAGTTATCGTGAAAGATGAAGCAGGAAACGTTGGAGAAGCATTGATTTATGAAAAAGAAGAGCCTGAAGCGGTCGTAACGCTGACAGTTAACCCAACAGAGCTGAAATTAAAGACAGGTGAAAAGGGTCAAGTAACTGTTACAGAAAAGACAACTCCGGAAAAAGGAGATCCTACGAACAAAGATGTAACTACTGAAGCAACGTATGTTGTTGCTGACGAAACGGTTGCAACGGTTTCAAACGGAGTGGTAACTGCAGTAGGCCAAGGTTCTACGACAATTACGATTACTCATGGTAAAAATGAAGTAAAAGTAAATGTAACTGTAGTAGATCCTCCAGTTGTTGTACCAGGCGTGACACTGACTGCAAACAAAACTGAATTTGATTTGCAAAAAGGGAAAGAAGCGCAATTAACGATTAAAGAAGTAACAACAGCAGCAGATGGAACAACAAAACAGAAAGACGTAACAAAAGCAGCTACGTATAAAGTAGCAGATAACAATGTTGCTTCTGTGAAGAACGGCTTAATCAAAGCTAAAAATGCTGGGACAACAACGATTACTGTTAAATACGGTAAAAACGAATTGTTAGTAAATGTAACGGTTATAGAATCATCTGTAACACTAACTGCTAACAAAACAGAAATTGATTTAGAGCTTGGCAAGGAAGCACAATTAGCGATTAAAGAAGTAACAACAGCAGCAGATGGCACAACAAAACAAAAAGATGTAACAAAAGCTGCTACGTATAAAGTAGCAGATAACAAAGTTGTTACTGTAACAAATGGTTTAATTGTTTCTAAAAATCCAGGTAGCACAGAGGTTACTGTGAAGTATGGTAAAAATGAGTTAACGGTATACGTGACTGTTACTGAACGTGGTGTAACGTTAACGACAAACAAAGCAGATATTACGTTAGAATCTGGAAAAGAGTCACAATTAACGATTAAAGAAGTAACAACAGCACCAAATGGAACTACAAAAGAAACAAATGTAACAAAATCTGCAACGTATGAAGTAGCAGATGGGAATATAGCTTCTGTAAAGGCTGGAATAGTAACAGCAAAAGAAGCTGGAAATACAACAATTACTGTGAAGTATGGTAAAAACCAATTAACGGTAAATGTAACGGTTACTAAGCCAACTGTGACATTGACAGCAAACAAAACACAACTCGATTTAGAACCAGAG is drawn from Solibacillus sp. R5-41 and contains these coding sequences:
- a CDS encoding S8 family serine peptidase encodes the protein MKRKFINQLFSSFLILVMVFSLFSPIQAASANEIKPFKPTTQNESTMQLKAAIADQLNVLEGGPKLHKELQGLSGNQDVAVIIHLSEKPVALEKGIHNLSGKAFSSSQETQVRTKVQNQQNFVLKELSIKNINIEQGYTFDTVLNGFSAKVKADDLDKLLTIKGITLVEPDTIVHALEKPSKTKPTTSSNPLKETQVDAMMNTSNSFLGIEKLWNEGFEGQGIKVAVLDTGIDADHPEFAGIYKGGKNFIPNSSTYTKNRADDDASETSPVERPANVPEFNERGSAFYTSHGTHVAGTIAAIGANEYGIKGIAPKVDLYAYRVLGAYGSGSSSGIVKAIDTAVIEKMDIINLSLGGGANTETDSGSFAINNAMMAGTISVLATGNDGPNRGTMGTPATARLGIAVGNTTNPEVIHNGQVNIAVGSYNLTKQLQLMGTTFGKNLATQLQGEFDIVAIPGNGEAKDYTGIDVKGKVALISRGSIAFVDKIAHAKENGAVATIIHNFAGGSNAPNPSGTLLGDSFVFLPTYDMSQTDGEAIRAALKEGSGTITFGNFGSTQTAGDEVNDSSSRGPSTPNFDIKPDVSAPGTNIMSTIPMYKADFPDVNYDEAFDRKTGTSMATPHIAGIVALVKQANPDWNAFDVKVALSNTAKVLDKSKYDVFAQGAGRVDAYAAAHPDVLAYALDKAVLDGSGSIVDNLKGTVTFGPQKLSENISVTKQILVKDKKGSGGNYNVTVDVTKSFGDAQVTVDKPTFTLAGEQLLNVTLTASKATAPKGSEILGYIHINGGDSAISLPFAADFSEAASAEITNMAITETDLSFNNDGVKDSAVLSFTLTGDVTTNYIELWDIMNPEGGEYRDGYIGYIHAGSSLGKGSYTLKVAGQYKPWGSAPATKIPDGLYTIDFSGQAGSEVISDFVGPIIVKTTKPEITGSVTNKVATGKLVDKYLDYNEELYLYGMEFDLNEKLHASYIPTINGKEAEAVPFKLAKDGTFTFPVTDETEAVKVIVKDEAGNVGEALIYEKEEPEAVVTLTVNPTELKLKTGEKGQVTVTEKTTPEKGDPTNKDVTTEATYVVADETVATVSNGVVTAVGQGSTTITITHGKNEVKVNVTVVDPPVVVPGVTLTANKTEFDLQKGKEAQLTIKEVTTAADGTTKQKDVTKAATYKVADNNVASVKNGLIKAKNAGTTTITVKYGKNELLVNVTVIESSVTLTANKTEIDLELGKEAQLAIKEVTTAADGTTKQKDVTKAATYKVADNKVVTVTNGLIVSKNPGSTEVTVKYGKNELTVYVTVTERGVTLTTNKADITLESGKESQLTIKEVTTAPNGTTKETNVTKSATYEVADGNIASVKAGIVTAKEAGNTTITVKYGKNQLTVNVTVTKPTVTLTANKTQLDLEPEKEAQLIIKEVVTGADGKTKQTDVTNLATYKVADNKVASVSSTGLVRAKNEGNTTVTVKYGGNELTVNVNVTVPVVTLTTDKTHVELEAGKEAQLTIKEITTAADGKTTEKNVTQNAKYQVADKKVATVSEGLITAKAAGETTITVKYGKNELIVNVIVAEPTVTINVDQTQLQLLSGQEAQLTVKEVTTSVDGQITERDVTSAAKYKVEDTKVVGVTEGKVRAKAAGSTTITVVYNKVEIPVNVIVTEPEVTIVANQTQLNLNLNHQFQLFITEVTTAPDGTVTERDVTPAAKYKVENNKVVSVMNGLVRPKKIEGTTKITVTYGKKELIIDVTVGNFMTSDGTLMYDDILTIDENFIIDDIVIIEEPILTGFTPIAF